In Rhineura floridana isolate rRhiFlo1 chromosome 1, rRhiFlo1.hap2, whole genome shotgun sequence, the following proteins share a genomic window:
- the LOC133367773 gene encoding transmembrane protein 14C-like, producing MSMDWLGYSYAALVASGGIIGYAKAGSVPSLAAGLLFGGLAGVGAYQQSQDPKNVWLSLIASGTLTGVMGMRFYNSRKFMPAGLIAGASLLMMGKLGLQLMEKPLQP from the exons ATGAGCATGGACTGGCTTGGCTATAGCTACGCAGCATTGGTTGCTTCAGGTGGAATAATTGGCTATGCAAAAGCAG GTAGTGTTCCCTCCTTAGCTGCTGGTCTCTTGTTTGGTGGTTTAGCAGGAGTGGGTGCTTATCAGCAGTCTCAGGATCCAAAAAATGTTTGGCTTTCTCTGA TTGCTTCTGGAACCTTAACTGGTGTGATGGGAATGAGATTCTATAACTCCAGGAAATTCATGCCTGCAGGGTTAATTGCTGGAGCCAG TCTCTTAATGATGGGCAAACTTGGACTCCAGCTGATGGAGAAACCCCTTCAGCCATAA